One window of Desulfovibrio subterraneus genomic DNA carries:
- a CDS encoding aspartate ammonia-lyase: MDYRMEHDSLGNHKVPVDAYYGVQTLRALENFDISGIPISRFDRMIQALAEVKKAACLANMELDLLPDSIGEAIVQACRDVRSGMLDSQFVVDVVQGGAGTSVNMNANEVICNRALEIAGHAKGEYHFIHPLNHVNLSQSTNDVYPTAFRIALVRYIDELIRAIRELREGLDAKGTEFARVIKMARTQLQDAVPITLGAEFAAWGVTVGEDIQRLEEMRLLLCEVNMGATAVGTGINSVVGYSDIVVTRLAGITGLPIRRAENLIEATSDAGAYVMLSGMLKRISVKISKICNDLRLLSSGPFTGLREINLPAVQPGSSIMPGKVNPVIPELVNQVAYQVIGNDMTVTMAAESGQLQLNVFLPIIAFNLFQGLEMLSRAFVTLRRRCIDGITANPERCLQLVKGSLGVVTALAPVLGYEEAASLVKQAQESGKDVCQIVRESGVANADEICSLLDPEMMLAPRARNNK; this comes from the coding sequence ATGGATTATCGCATGGAGCACGACAGTCTTGGGAATCACAAGGTACCCGTAGACGCGTATTACGGTGTTCAAACCCTGCGGGCGCTGGAGAATTTTGATATCTCCGGCATTCCTATTTCCCGTTTCGACAGAATGATACAGGCGCTGGCGGAAGTAAAAAAGGCTGCCTGCCTAGCCAACATGGAACTTGACCTGCTGCCCGATTCGATTGGAGAAGCCATAGTGCAGGCCTGCCGTGACGTGCGCAGCGGCATGCTGGACTCGCAATTTGTGGTGGACGTGGTGCAGGGCGGGGCAGGAACCTCCGTGAACATGAATGCCAACGAGGTAATCTGTAATAGGGCGCTGGAAATAGCGGGTCATGCAAAGGGTGAATATCACTTCATCCATCCTCTGAACCATGTGAATCTGTCGCAATCCACAAACGATGTGTACCCCACGGCGTTCCGCATTGCGCTGGTCCGTTATATTGATGAGCTCATCAGGGCCATTCGCGAATTGCGCGAGGGGCTGGATGCAAAAGGAACCGAGTTTGCCCGTGTCATCAAGATGGCACGCACACAGCTGCAGGATGCCGTTCCCATTACGCTGGGTGCGGAATTTGCCGCATGGGGCGTGACCGTGGGAGAGGATATCCAGCGCCTTGAGGAAATGCGCCTGCTTCTCTGCGAAGTGAATATGGGGGCCACTGCGGTGGGGACCGGCATTAATTCCGTGGTGGGGTATTCCGATATAGTGGTCACGCGGCTTGCCGGTATTACCGGCCTGCCCATCAGACGTGCGGAGAATCTTATCGAGGCAACGAGCGATGCCGGAGCCTATGTCATGCTTTCCGGTATGCTCAAGCGGATTTCTGTCAAAATTTCCAAGATCTGTAATGACCTCAGACTGCTGTCTTCCGGCCCTTTCACCGGCCTTCGTGAGATAAACCTTCCTGCTGTCCAGCCCGGTTCCTCCATCATGCCCGGCAAGGTGAACCCTGTTATTCCCGAGCTGGTCAATCAGGTGGCCTACCAGGTCATCGGCAACGACATGACCGTGACCATGGCGGCGGAATCCGGCCAGCTGCAGCTGAACGTGTTTCTTCCTATCATCGCCTTCAACCTCTTTCAGGGGTTGGAGATGCTGTCTCGGGCTTTCGTCACGCTTCGCCGCCGGTGCATAGACGGCATAACCGCCAATCCCGAACGCTGTCTGCAACTGGTGAAGGGCTCTCTGGGAGTTGTTACCGCGCTTGCCCCTGTTCTTGGGTATGAAGAAGCGGCCAGCCTTGTAAAACAGGCTCAGGAGTCGGGCAAGGATGTCTGCCAGATTGTCAGGGAATCAGGCGTTGCCAATGCTGATGAAATTTGCAGCCTGCTTGACCCTGAAATGATGCTCGCCCCGCGTGCACGAAACAATAAATGA
- a CDS encoding cyclase family protein → MRYVDCSHPVSFRMPHWPGDPLTRFVACAGLEEDGYQLRSFTMSEHAGTHCNAPNTFFEEGADIAAMLVPPPVLPVVVADFSDRAAENASAVFLPEDLLRWEQEHGRVPAGALFCLHTGWGAKWNDPAAFLGLQEQSSTGISANSMCFPAFSPDVTRLLVADRNVAGLGIDTHGVDSPMDETFSVNRCALGSGRLVLECLANLDRLPPTGTVMVIGGLKLEGGTGCPVAVTAFVP, encoded by the coding sequence ATGCGGTATGTGGATTGTTCGCACCCGGTATCATTCCGGATGCCGCACTGGCCCGGTGACCCGCTCACGCGGTTCGTTGCCTGTGCGGGACTTGAGGAAGACGGGTACCAGCTTCGCAGTTTCACCATGAGTGAACACGCAGGCACGCATTGCAATGCGCCCAATACCTTTTTCGAGGAGGGGGCGGATATAGCGGCCATGCTTGTCCCCCCTCCGGTGCTCCCTGTAGTGGTGGCTGATTTTTCGGACCGCGCTGCGGAGAATGCGTCGGCAGTGTTTCTGCCGGAAGACCTGTTGCGGTGGGAGCAGGAGCATGGCCGTGTTCCTGCCGGAGCACTGTTTTGCCTGCACACCGGCTGGGGGGCAAAGTGGAATGACCCTGCCGCCTTTCTGGGCTTGCAGGAACAGTCTTCTACGGGGATATCCGCAAACTCCATGTGCTTTCCGGCGTTCTCTCCCGATGTGACCCGTCTGCTTGTGGCGGACCGCAATGTGGCCGGACTGGGCATAGATACCCATGGGGTGGACAGCCCGATGGACGAGACCTTTTCTGTGAACCGCTGCGCGCTTGGATCGGGCAGACTGGTGCTGGAGTGCCTCGCCAATCTGGATAGGCTGCCACCCACAGGGACGGTGATGGTTATCGGCGGGCTGAAGCTGGAAGGCGGTACCGGATGTCCCGTGGCTGTGACAGCCTTTGTTCCCTGA
- a CDS encoding SIMPL domain-containing protein, translating into MESNSQTRSFGNAGLITAALALAASIVIASIVLGDALGQFKSYDRYVSVKGLAEREFPADSVIWPISFTVTGNELPALQKKIEESEQAVRAFLAANNLGDAQATRSTPRITDHYAYGGSPEQRPPHRYSAEAVLTVRSNKIQMVKEAMTATGALLEKGVMLVYSYDYQPKFDFTRLNDVKPEMIAAATKNAREAATKFAADSGSKVGSIRQARQGVFSIEQRDPYSPEIKVLRVVTSVDFFLEQ; encoded by the coding sequence ATGGAATCGAACTCACAAACACGCTCCTTCGGCAATGCGGGACTGATAACCGCTGCGCTGGCACTGGCTGCCAGCATTGTCATTGCCAGCATTGTGCTGGGAGACGCCTTGGGACAATTCAAATCATATGACCGCTATGTTTCCGTAAAAGGGCTAGCGGAACGCGAATTTCCCGCTGACAGCGTCATATGGCCCATAAGCTTTACGGTTACCGGCAACGAATTGCCTGCCCTGCAGAAAAAGATTGAAGAATCCGAACAGGCTGTCAGAGCTTTTCTTGCCGCAAACAATCTGGGCGACGCCCAGGCCACACGCTCCACGCCGCGCATAACCGACCACTACGCATACGGTGGCAGCCCCGAACAGCGCCCCCCGCACCGCTACTCTGCTGAGGCAGTACTGACCGTGCGCAGTAACAAGATTCAGATGGTAAAGGAAGCCATGACCGCAACCGGTGCCCTGCTGGAAAAGGGTGTCATGCTGGTTTACTCCTATGACTATCAGCCCAAGTTTGACTTCACCCGCCTTAACGACGTGAAGCCCGAGATGATTGCCGCAGCCACCAAGAATGCCCGCGAAGCCGCCACCAAGTTTGCGGCAGATTCCGGCAGCAAGGTGGGCAGCATCCGCCAGGCCCGTCAGGGTGTATTCTCCATTGAGCAGCGCGACCCCTATTCGCCTGAAATCAAGGTGCTGCGCGTGGTGACCAGTGTGGACTTCTTTCTTGAGCAATAG
- a CDS encoding methyl-accepting chemotaxis protein encodes MSIKFKLYLTGIVALVGLGLVFIINEIGARQIDRAFQVAHTIQQSEVHLLQARRNEKDFLARKNLEYRKKLDNIVDMSLEELSAVAAAEPEMAAEANNVSSQMQLYKEQFAALTDLVVQLGLSEDKGLSGSLRDAIHKAEAIISAQNDNELLALMLTLRRHEKDYMLRSNVKYIDKFKTDHSKMLGVLNASTAYPEQTKAEMLKYMDAYLVAFTNYASTAEQATASLENLRKTAGSVEPALEQLVEEIQAIIDAQRASTARVTVIVESATALLLALLIFWVIRSIVGNVTALQFASRKVAKGDYDACAQISFTGELESLRLDIVSMVQELKRNMEIAAEKERHALEQSGMAKTAMEEAHKEKEHASALLTTMKDVAAQAAAIAGELTSASDELSAQSAIINEGAELQKQQTEEVATAMEQMNATVLDVSSNASHAAEGAEEARRHALSGASIVDNVIQATTEAHTKSVALTSSLDELGERAQAIGQIMSVITDIADQTNLLALNAAIEAARAGEAGRGFAVVADEVRKLAEKTMNATGEVRNAITGIQEGTKNNIDAMHQASEVVRKSTELTKTAGESLSSIVQITNTTADQMRSIATASEEQSATSEQITRSTEEISSIAEKTSQNTELATEAIHRLNTLIQKLNGLITRLNAV; translated from the coding sequence ATGAGTATCAAGTTCAAGTTGTACCTGACGGGAATAGTGGCCCTTGTCGGATTGGGACTCGTTTTTATTATCAACGAGATAGGAGCCCGACAAATCGACCGGGCGTTTCAGGTAGCCCACACCATTCAACAGTCGGAAGTGCACCTGCTACAGGCCCGCCGGAATGAGAAGGACTTTCTTGCCCGCAAGAATCTTGAGTATCGTAAAAAGCTCGATAATATCGTGGACATGTCACTTGAGGAACTGAGCGCAGTCGCCGCCGCAGAGCCGGAAATGGCTGCGGAGGCCAATAACGTCAGCTCCCAGATGCAACTCTACAAGGAACAGTTTGCTGCCCTCACAGACCTTGTTGTTCAATTGGGACTCTCGGAAGACAAGGGACTGAGCGGCTCACTGCGTGATGCCATACACAAGGCAGAGGCCATCATATCCGCACAGAATGACAACGAACTTCTTGCACTCATGCTCACATTGCGCCGTCATGAAAAGGACTACATGCTGCGCAGCAATGTAAAATACATAGATAAATTCAAAACCGATCACAGCAAAATGCTGGGCGTGCTCAATGCCTCCACAGCATATCCTGAACAGACGAAAGCCGAGATGCTGAAATATATGGATGCCTATCTGGTGGCATTCACCAACTACGCCTCCACTGCGGAACAGGCCACGGCCAGCCTCGAAAACCTGCGCAAAACAGCCGGCAGCGTCGAACCGGCCCTTGAGCAGCTTGTGGAGGAAATTCAGGCCATCATTGACGCACAGCGCGCCTCCACCGCCAGAGTGACAGTCATAGTGGAGTCCGCCACAGCGCTGCTGCTTGCCCTGCTCATTTTCTGGGTTATCCGCTCCATTGTGGGCAATGTCACTGCATTGCAGTTTGCTTCACGCAAGGTAGCCAAAGGTGATTACGATGCCTGTGCACAGATCTCCTTTACCGGCGAGCTGGAATCTCTCCGTCTGGACATCGTGAGCATGGTGCAGGAACTCAAGCGCAACATGGAAATTGCTGCTGAAAAGGAACGCCACGCCCTTGAGCAATCCGGTATGGCAAAGACTGCCATGGAAGAGGCTCACAAAGAAAAGGAACACGCCTCGGCACTGCTTACAACCATGAAGGATGTTGCCGCGCAGGCGGCTGCCATTGCCGGGGAACTGACATCCGCATCTGACGAGCTTTCCGCGCAGTCTGCCATCATCAATGAGGGGGCCGAACTTCAGAAGCAACAGACCGAGGAAGTGGCAACCGCCATGGAGCAGATGAACGCAACGGTTCTGGATGTTTCAAGCAATGCTTCGCATGCCGCGGAAGGTGCTGAAGAGGCACGCAGGCACGCCCTTTCCGGCGCATCCATCGTAGACAATGTCATTCAGGCAACCACCGAGGCCCACACCAAGTCGGTGGCCCTTACCTCCTCCCTTGATGAACTGGGCGAACGGGCGCAGGCCATAGGCCAGATCATGAGTGTTATCACCGACATTGCGGACCAAACCAACCTGCTGGCCCTGAACGCCGCCATTGAAGCTGCACGCGCCGGTGAAGCCGGACGAGGATTTGCCGTGGTGGCGGATGAAGTACGCAAGCTTGCCGAAAAAACCATGAATGCCACCGGAGAAGTGCGTAATGCCATTACCGGCATTCAGGAAGGTACCAAGAACAATATCGATGCAATGCATCAGGCTTCCGAAGTTGTCCGTAAAAGCACGGAACTTACCAAGACAGCCGGGGAATCGCTCTCTTCCATCGTACAAATTACCAACACCACGGCGGACCAGATGCGCTCCATAGCCACAGCATCTGAAGAGCAATCCGCCACCAGCGAGCAGATAACCCGTTCCACGGAGGAGATAAGCTCCATTGCTGAAAAAACCAGCCAAAATACGGAGCTGGCAACCGAGGCCATTCACAGACTCAATACATTGATACAAAAATTGAACGGACTCATCACACGGCTTAATGCCGTATAA
- a CDS encoding 4Fe-4S dicluster domain-containing protein, whose product MSKYRMKLDKNRCIHCKACEVHCKSKNNTPIGIKLGVHTSSLPEMKDGKPVMKASYRSCYHCEEPACVDVCPTEAMKRRESDGIVYVVQDECIGCEACIEACPWHIPVFNKATNTVMKCDFCMDRVDAGLKPACVTACTTHALSFNEK is encoded by the coding sequence ATGAGCAAGTACAGAATGAAACTGGACAAGAACCGCTGCATCCACTGCAAGGCCTGCGAGGTTCACTGCAAGTCCAAGAACAATACCCCCATTGGCATCAAGCTTGGCGTTCATACCTCTTCCCTGCCGGAAATGAAGGACGGCAAGCCGGTCATGAAGGCATCGTACCGCAGCTGTTACCACTGTGAAGAGCCTGCCTGCGTGGACGTATGCCCCACCGAGGCCATGAAGCGCAGAGAATCCGACGGTATCGTCTATGTTGTGCAGGATGAGTGCATAGGCTGCGAAGCCTGCATAGAAGCCTGCCCCTGGCATATTCCGGTATTCAACAAGGCCACCAATACTGTCATGAAGTGCGACTTCTGCATGGACCGTGTAGATGCCGGACTCAAACCCGCCTGTGTTACCGCATGCACAACGCATGCGCTGTCTTTCAACGAAAAATAG
- a CDS encoding molybdopterin-dependent oxidoreductase, translated as MATGETVYSVCGMCSVRCPIQVEKRNGEAAWIMGNPHSALKGGLCARGAAGIALEKDTERPSTPLIRVGERGEGKWREATWEEALDYVADKLKAITAEHGNRSVLWSDRGGPFVDLHQSFMRGLGSPNYCNHDASCARNVQHAAQSVLGIGRKMVSYDFRNAKHIILQTRNILEAINVAECNAVMDALGKGCKLSVIDIRANVSASKADNFFMVRPGTDYAFNLAIINELITKKLYKAEYVEKFVNGLEELTAFTAPYTAAWAAGETGIPAERIEAFARELAEAAPNVIWHPGWMVARYNDSFNVCRTAYIINALLGSVGVKGGLPLVNTPKDVGKKGLTKLVDLFPKPEEKRADGVGWKHPQFDGGPGLVNLAYDAIVSGDPYPVKAYLCFRHDPLMAMPDPEALKKKWEGLDLLVSITFSWSDTAWHSDVVLPLSTYLSRESIIASKSGPKPQFFVRHRAMQPTVNSKADWEILCGLAARLADSHPGMEKLAFKSMEEIWEYQLQNTGLTMQDFAAKGFVELVDAPVVREVESFPTPSGKLEMVSGKWAKAGIDSLKPYASPAHPPQGMFRIAFGRVGVHTQGHTVNNPLLNEQMSENVAWIHESRAKEIGIADGDMVEVFSAGTNSSAGTMRAFVTECIHPEALFMVHGFGHRLPVESRAIGKGVADQELMPGGLEVWDRSGGGLSLQEHFVGIRKA; from the coding sequence ATGGCAACTGGTGAAACCGTATACAGCGTCTGCGGCATGTGCAGCGTGCGTTGTCCCATTCAGGTGGAGAAACGCAATGGAGAGGCGGCATGGATCATGGGCAATCCGCACTCCGCACTCAAGGGCGGTCTTTGCGCACGTGGCGCAGCCGGCATAGCTCTGGAAAAGGACACCGAGCGCCCTTCCACTCCGCTTATCCGTGTGGGAGAGAGAGGAGAAGGTAAATGGCGCGAAGCCACATGGGAAGAGGCTCTCGACTACGTAGCTGACAAGCTCAAGGCCATTACTGCGGAACATGGCAACCGCAGTGTACTCTGGTCCGACCGTGGCGGCCCGTTTGTTGACCTTCACCAGTCCTTCATGCGCGGCTTAGGCTCTCCCAACTACTGCAACCACGATGCTTCCTGCGCGCGCAACGTGCAGCATGCCGCGCAGTCCGTTCTCGGCATCGGCCGCAAGATGGTTTCGTACGACTTCCGCAACGCCAAGCATATCATCCTGCAGACCCGCAATATTCTGGAAGCCATCAACGTCGCCGAATGCAACGCAGTCATGGACGCACTGGGCAAGGGCTGCAAACTCTCGGTCATAGACATCCGCGCCAACGTGAGCGCAAGCAAGGCAGACAATTTCTTCATGGTGCGCCCCGGCACGGATTACGCATTCAACCTTGCCATCATCAACGAACTGATCACCAAAAAGCTGTACAAGGCTGAGTATGTTGAAAAGTTCGTCAACGGGCTGGAAGAACTCACTGCCTTTACCGCTCCCTACACGGCCGCATGGGCTGCCGGAGAAACCGGCATTCCCGCAGAACGCATTGAAGCTTTTGCCAGAGAGCTGGCCGAAGCCGCCCCCAATGTCATATGGCATCCCGGCTGGATGGTCGCCCGCTACAACGACTCCTTCAACGTGTGCCGCACGGCGTATATCATCAACGCTCTGCTCGGCTCCGTGGGCGTCAAGGGCGGTCTGCCGCTCGTGAATACCCCAAAGGACGTGGGCAAGAAGGGCCTGACCAAGCTTGTGGACCTGTTCCCCAAGCCTGAAGAAAAACGCGCCGACGGTGTGGGCTGGAAGCACCCGCAGTTCGATGGCGGTCCCGGTCTCGTCAACCTTGCATACGATGCTATTGTTTCCGGCGATCCCTATCCTGTCAAAGCGTACCTGTGTTTCCGCCACGACCCCCTCATGGCCATGCCCGACCCCGAAGCACTCAAGAAAAAGTGGGAAGGGCTCGACCTGCTGGTCAGCATAACCTTCAGCTGGTCCGACACGGCATGGCACTCAGACGTGGTGCTTCCCCTGTCCACCTACCTGTCCCGCGAGAGCATCATTGCCTCCAAGTCCGGTCCCAAGCCGCAGTTCTTTGTGCGCCACCGCGCCATGCAGCCCACTGTGAACAGCAAGGCGGACTGGGAAATTCTGTGTGGTCTTGCAGCCCGTCTGGCTGACAGCCACCCCGGCATGGAAAAGCTGGCGTTCAAGTCCATGGAAGAAATATGGGAATACCAGCTCCAGAACACCGGCCTGACCATGCAGGATTTTGCCGCCAAGGGCTTTGTCGAACTGGTGGATGCACCTGTGGTGCGCGAGGTTGAGAGCTTCCCCACTCCCTCCGGCAAGCTGGAAATGGTGAGCGGCAAGTGGGCCAAGGCCGGCATTGATTCGCTCAAGCCCTATGCTTCTCCCGCACATCCCCCGCAGGGCATGTTCCGCATAGCATTCGGCCGCGTCGGCGTGCACACGCAGGGCCACACGGTCAACAACCCGCTTCTTAACGAGCAGATGTCCGAAAACGTGGCATGGATTCACGAATCCCGCGCCAAGGAAATCGGCATTGCAGACGGCGACATGGTCGAAGTGTTCTCCGCAGGCACGAACAGCAGCGCAGGCACCATGCGCGCCTTTGTTACCGAGTGCATCCATCCCGAGGCTCTGTTCATGGTCCACGGGTTCGGCCACAGGCTGCCCGTAGAGTCCCGCGCCATCGGCAAGGGTGTGGCAGATCAGGAACTCATGCCCGGCGGTCTGGAAGTATGGGACCGTTCCGGCGGCGGGCTTTCTCTTCAGGAACACTTTGTAGGCATCCGCAAGGCATAG
- a CDS encoding extracellular solute-binding protein, with protein MSRIALRFLKLIVFSALCWGVLFAGTASSVLAEHPLKLLHYWTGPLSGGIDEMVAEYNARSPVSPIEAVGMDHESFKAGIKGLLASGQRPQLFSYWAGARTQYMVDAGYLAPIDEAWNAAGLDRVFPHAVAETCVYNGKRYALPVTQHVVGFFFNRNLFSSLNITPPETWDEFIEVCRTLKRAGIAPLSLGNRERWPAQFWFDYLLLRTAGPDYRDRLVKGKASYLDPQVQHAFTLWQQLIDEGFFSPATGKNDWAGAAKEVHLGKAAMTLIGTWVMGYYGEQLGWKEMQDYDFFEFPLIDPGIRKSFVGPIDVLVVARGNNGDIHGLDEALMYFARVRLQEVMSAGSGALAPSGQVPLEFYGPLKRRLAEVVQRAELWNFAYDLAVPPAAADVGLGLFAAFLRQNQDLGMLLKSTQQRMEFIYGQH; from the coding sequence ATGTCCCGCATAGCTTTACGGTTTCTGAAATTGATTGTTTTTTCAGCGCTTTGCTGGGGTGTGCTTTTTGCCGGTACTGCCTCTTCTGTTCTGGCGGAACATCCGCTCAAACTGCTGCATTACTGGACTGGGCCCCTTTCCGGGGGCATTGACGAAATGGTCGCCGAGTATAATGCACGCTCGCCTGTATCGCCCATAGAAGCAGTGGGTATGGATCATGAATCCTTCAAGGCCGGAATAAAAGGTCTGCTGGCCTCTGGGCAGCGTCCGCAGTTGTTCAGCTACTGGGCCGGAGCACGAACTCAATATATGGTCGACGCAGGGTATCTGGCCCCCATAGATGAAGCATGGAATGCTGCAGGCCTTGACAGGGTTTTTCCTCATGCCGTGGCGGAAACCTGCGTATATAACGGGAAACGGTATGCCCTGCCGGTGACGCAGCATGTGGTTGGCTTCTTCTTCAACCGGAACCTGTTCAGCTCCCTGAATATTACCCCCCCCGAAACATGGGATGAATTCATCGAGGTTTGCAGAACGTTGAAAAGGGCAGGTATTGCCCCTCTTTCCCTGGGTAACAGAGAGCGCTGGCCCGCACAGTTCTGGTTCGACTATTTATTGCTGCGAACCGCCGGACCTGACTACAGAGACCGGTTGGTCAAAGGGAAAGCCTCGTATCTCGATCCGCAGGTGCAGCATGCATTTACGCTGTGGCAACAGTTGATAGATGAAGGATTCTTTTCTCCTGCCACGGGCAAGAACGATTGGGCGGGCGCCGCAAAAGAAGTGCATCTCGGCAAGGCAGCCATGACTCTGATCGGAACGTGGGTGATGGGATACTACGGCGAACAGTTGGGCTGGAAGGAAATGCAGGATTACGACTTTTTCGAGTTTCCTCTGATAGATCCCGGAATCCGCAAATCCTTTGTCGGGCCAATTGATGTTCTTGTTGTGGCCCGTGGCAATAATGGGGATATTCACGGATTGGACGAGGCTCTCATGTATTTCGCCAGGGTAAGGTTGCAGGAGGTGATGAGTGCTGGGTCGGGGGCGCTGGCTCCGAGCGGGCAGGTACCTCTCGAATTTTACGGGCCTTTGAAGCGGCGGCTTGCCGAAGTTGTGCAACGGGCCGAACTATGGAATTTTGCCTATGATCTTGCCGTGCCTCCGGCCGCTGCCGATGTGGGGCTAGGGTTGTTTGCCGCGTTTCTGCGTCAGAATCAGGATCTGGGCATGCTGCTGAAGAGCACTCAGCAGAGGATGGAGTTCATATACGGTCAGCACTAA